The Paracholeplasma brassicae genome contains a region encoding:
- a CDS encoding ribonuclease J, whose amino-acid sequence MSQIKIYALGGLGENGKNMYCVDVDNQLFIIDAGIKYPTSELFGVDEIVPDYKVLLEQKNKIKGFFMTHGHEDHIGALPHILNEINVPIYATNFTMELIKDNLKEEGFDLDTLKLNVIDQNSIIKFNNVKITFFTTTHSIPESVGIAILTQEGSIIYTSDYTFDQSADPRYQTDFRKINELSEKKVLCLMTESLGSGLVLNGSVNKSLEREISTAMSNAEGRIIVSLFSSDLQKIQKVIDIAHKLKKKIAIIGRRAQRIVDIAIEMEYLNIPKESLIALRYIDDKNQNDDKDIVALVTGNRHEPFYMLQRMCKKVDRLIHINERDTVIVVASPIPGTEKMAARTLDTLYRTDASIKVIDKKLLSTSHATADEIKMMMNMLKPKYIMPVIGEYRMQHAVMKLACDMGYQQNDVFLMDNGDVLDFKDGNPVLLKNKIKSGDILIDGSAIGDVNDIVIRDRELLSEDGVLLLIANINPRSKRILGDIEIVTKGFVYVKESEELLNGVKEVFMKASEKHLKGKYINWNDLKTSIREDVNKFLYKETKRSPITIPVIIATEV is encoded by the coding sequence ATGAGTCAAATTAAAATATACGCCCTAGGTGGTCTAGGTGAAAATGGTAAAAACATGTATTGTGTGGACGTTGATAATCAACTGTTTATTATCGATGCAGGGATTAAATACCCAACATCTGAGTTATTCGGAGTCGATGAAATCGTTCCGGATTATAAAGTGCTATTAGAACAAAAAAACAAGATAAAAGGGTTCTTCATGACCCATGGTCACGAAGACCATATTGGTGCACTTCCTCATATATTAAATGAGATCAACGTACCAATTTATGCGACAAACTTCACAATGGAGTTAATCAAAGACAATTTAAAAGAAGAAGGCTTTGACTTAGATACATTAAAATTAAATGTCATCGATCAAAATTCGATTATCAAATTTAACAACGTAAAGATTACGTTTTTTACGACGACTCACTCAATCCCAGAGTCGGTTGGTATTGCGATATTAACTCAAGAGGGTTCGATCATTTATACATCTGACTATACATTCGATCAAAGCGCTGATCCTAGGTATCAAACCGATTTTAGAAAAATCAACGAGCTATCAGAGAAAAAAGTACTCTGCCTGATGACTGAGTCTTTAGGGTCTGGCCTTGTTTTAAATGGTTCAGTGAATAAGTCTTTAGAACGAGAAATAAGTACCGCAATGTCAAATGCAGAGGGCAGAATTATTGTGTCATTATTCTCATCTGACTTGCAAAAAATACAAAAAGTGATCGATATTGCACATAAACTTAAAAAGAAAATTGCCATCATTGGTCGTCGTGCACAGCGCATTGTTGATATTGCAATTGAAATGGAGTATTTGAATATTCCAAAAGAATCATTAATTGCCTTAAGATACATCGATGATAAAAACCAAAATGATGACAAAGATATTGTCGCACTTGTGACAGGAAATCGTCATGAGCCATTTTATATGTTACAACGTATGTGTAAAAAAGTTGACCGTTTAATTCATATAAACGAAAGAGACACCGTTATTGTGGTCGCTTCACCTATCCCAGGAACTGAAAAAATGGCGGCAAGAACCTTAGATACACTTTATCGAACAGATGCGAGCATTAAAGTAATCGATAAAAAGTTATTATCGACGTCACACGCCACAGCAGATGAAATAAAAATGATGATGAACATGTTAAAACCTAAATACATTATGCCTGTCATCGGTGAATATCGTATGCAACATGCCGTAATGAAATTAGCTTGCGACATGGGCTATCAACAAAACGATGTGTTCTTAATGGACAATGGCGATGTATTAGATTTCAAAGATGGTAATCCAGTGCTCTTGAAAAATAAAATTAAATCAGGTGACATTTTGATTGATGGTTCAGCCATCGGTGATGTCAATGATATCGTAATCAGAGACAGAGAATTGCTAAGTGAAGATGGCGTTTTATTATTGATTGCTAATATCAATCCAAGATCTAAACGCATTTTAGGTGACATTGAAATTGTTACCAAAGGCTTTGTTTATGTTAAAGAGTCTGAAGAATTACTCAATGGTGTAAAAGAAGTCTTCATGAAAGCTTCTGAAAAACACCTCAAGGGTAAATACATCAACTGGAACGATTTAAAAACAAGTATTCGTGAAGATGTGAATAAGTTCTTGTACAAAGAGACAAAACGTAGCCCAATCACGATTCCTGTGATTATCGCAACCGAAGTTTAA
- the recU gene encoding Holliday junction resolvase RecU has translation MAISYPTPRKSHEKKIDRSNLGMTLESDIEVTNQYYYDKKIAVIHKKPTPVQVVNVSYPARNKAKIVEAYYKTPSTTDFNGIYKGHYIDFDAKETKSATSIPLKNIHQHQIDHLKAITEHGGIGFLIVYFKAHNEYYLLPFDVLYNAHIESQTKGGRQSIAYQTFKEKAHLIPFSYQPRLDYLKIVDQLLIKPS, from the coding sequence ATGGCTATTTCATACCCTACACCTAGAAAATCACATGAAAAAAAAATCGATCGTTCCAACTTAGGAATGACCTTAGAATCTGATATTGAAGTAACTAATCAGTATTACTATGATAAAAAAATTGCTGTAATCCATAAAAAACCAACACCCGTTCAAGTGGTTAATGTTAGTTATCCCGCAAGAAACAAAGCAAAAATTGTTGAAGCCTATTATAAAACGCCATCCACCACGGATTTTAATGGCATATATAAAGGTCACTACATTGATTTCGATGCCAAAGAAACAAAGTCAGCAACATCAATCCCACTTAAGAACATCCATCAACACCAAATTGATCATCTAAAAGCGATTACCGAACATGGTGGCATTGGTTTTTTAATTGTTTATTTTAAGGCACATAATGAGTACTATTTACTGCCTTTTGATGTCTTATATAATGCCCATATAGAAAGTCAAACCAAGGGTGGCCGTCAGTCCATTGCTTATCAAACATTTAAAGAAAAAGCGCACCTGATACCGTTTTCGTATCAACCGCGCCTTGACTACCTAAAAATTGTTGATCAGTTGTTGATTAAGCCTTCATAA
- a CDS encoding energy-coupled thiamine transporter ThiT, with amino-acid sequence MDKNLIKLTESAILVALAVALEFVSKLIPILQMPQGGSVSIAMLPVIIIGYKNGLFYGVLSGLTYGIINFLVDGYAFHWGSFAFDYTLAFMALGLTGVIKNAYSNKIVLFNIGIIIVGFFRFVFHVISGVFFFESGIWASVVYNGPYMLGSIILCMLIGSLTYNRLGAIMKA; translated from the coding sequence ATGGACAAAAACTTGATTAAATTGACAGAGTCGGCGATTTTAGTTGCACTTGCTGTCGCCTTGGAATTTGTTAGTAAACTTATTCCAATTCTTCAAATGCCACAAGGTGGATCCGTTTCAATCGCGATGTTACCAGTGATCATTATCGGTTATAAAAACGGACTATTTTATGGGGTTTTATCGGGACTTACCTATGGGATTATCAACTTTTTAGTTGATGGATACGCATTCCATTGGGGTTCATTTGCATTTGATTACACACTCGCGTTTATGGCACTTGGATTAACTGGTGTTATAAAAAATGCCTATTCAAACAAAATTGTTTTGTTTAATATAGGCATAATCATTGTTGGATTCTTTCGATTTGTGTTTCACGTGATTTCAGGTGTGTTTTTCTTTGAATCCGGTATTTGGGCATCGGTTGTTTATAACGGACCATACATGTTAGGTTCAATCATTTTATGTATGCTAATCGGTAGTTTAACATACAATCGATTAGGCGCAATTATGAAGGCTTAA
- a CDS encoding histidine phosphatase family protein has translation MKICLVRHGQTDFNKLKLVQGWADNPLNDTGIEQATNVGLFFKKNNYAFDHIYTSPLIRAKHTAELINRHLEQPKKIKIDYHFLERDFALFEGNNVDETIKIISKEGFNAKGYEDNKLLLKRIENGLLNLYKTHKDETVMISCHSHVVKSFLILSDPEQYNYLTYLNNASVHWLSFDGEALTIDQFNIEAN, from the coding sequence ATGAAAATATGTTTAGTTAGACACGGTCAAACCGACTTCAATAAACTCAAGTTAGTTCAGGGTTGGGCCGATAATCCACTAAATGATACAGGAATCGAACAAGCAACAAATGTTGGCCTATTTTTTAAGAAAAATAATTACGCATTTGATCATATCTATACGTCTCCTTTGATTAGAGCAAAACATACAGCTGAGTTAATCAATCGTCATTTAGAACAACCAAAAAAAATCAAAATCGATTATCACTTTTTAGAACGTGATTTTGCGCTATTCGAAGGTAATAACGTCGATGAAACAATTAAAATCATATCTAAAGAGGGCTTTAATGCTAAAGGTTATGAAGACAACAAACTACTTCTCAAACGGATTGAAAATGGTTTATTGAACCTTTATAAAACTCATAAAGATGAGACCGTTATGATCAGTTGTCATTCACACGTCGTCAAATCGTTTTTAATCCTTTCAGACCCTGAACAATATAATTACTTGACTTACCTAAACAACGCATCCGTCCATTGGTTATCGTTTGATGGTGAAGCATTAACTATTGATCAATTCAATATTGAAGCAAACTAA
- a CDS encoding SDR family NAD(P)-dependent oxidoreductase, with amino-acid sequence MSIALITGGAIGLGRSFANKLADEGYDLILVSRSLDHLARAQKEIQIKYKVKVLIYIADLTKREDREKMFEYAKVYQPSVIVNNAGFGHNESFISSPLEKEFEMINLNVKALHHIMKYYYQQFKTENIPGRIINISSVAGFVPGAYQATYYATKSYVTSLTRAVAYESKKQQTGIQIQVVCPGPIKTNFHETAQTRVEAYKKSPDATARIALESKKTVIVPGFSNKCAHVMLKLLPNGLTIRAQAILGKKKQIKK; translated from the coding sequence ATGAGTATTGCGCTGATTACTGGTGGCGCCATCGGATTGGGTCGATCGTTTGCTAATAAGCTTGCTGATGAAGGCTATGACCTAATTTTAGTTTCACGCAGCCTGGATCATTTAGCAAGGGCCCAAAAAGAAATTCAAATCAAATACAAAGTCAAGGTGTTAATCTACATAGCTGATTTAACCAAACGTGAGGATCGAGAAAAGATGTTTGAATATGCCAAAGTGTATCAACCATCGGTGATTGTAAATAACGCCGGTTTTGGTCATAATGAGTCATTTATCTCGAGTCCCTTAGAAAAAGAATTTGAGATGATCAATTTAAATGTTAAAGCGCTTCATCACATCATGAAGTACTATTATCAGCAATTTAAGACTGAAAACATACCTGGACGTATTATTAACATTTCATCGGTTGCTGGTTTTGTCCCAGGGGCGTATCAAGCAACCTACTATGCGACAAAATCATACGTCACAAGTTTGACACGAGCGGTTGCTTACGAATCTAAAAAACAACAGACGGGTATTCAAATTCAAGTGGTTTGTCCTGGCCCAATTAAGACTAATTTTCATGAAACTGCTCAAACAAGAGTAGAAGCTTACAAAAAGAGTCCTGATGCCACGGCTAGAATTGCGCTTGAGTCGAAAAAAACAGTGATTGTCCCTGGTTTTTCAAACAAGTGCGCTCACGTCATGCTTAAGTTATTACCCAATGGCTTGACGATAAGAGCTCAAGCGATTTTAGGCAAAAAGAAGCAGATTAAAAAATGA
- a CDS encoding glycoside hydrolase family 16 protein, whose translation MYKLVWEDLFKNDGLPDESIWTFETGGHGFGNHEQQHYTNRLENCYIKDGILTIEAKKETYQGNDYTSSKLITYNKKPILYGKVKVMAELPTGRGTWPAIWFLGNSFKEGTPWPDCGEIDLLEHVGSNLGQVHFSLHTKKHNHLIKTQPTFFYKDEGLLSGFHEYQMVWDESQISFYVDDVHKVTFKKEEVTIDDHWPFSQPHYLILNLAMGGWWGGEIDDTALPQKFRFKYVKVYERCEK comes from the coding sequence ATGTATAAATTAGTTTGGGAAGACTTATTTAAAAACGATGGACTACCAGACGAATCCATATGGACCTTTGAAACCGGGGGGCATGGATTTGGTAATCATGAACAACAACATTATACAAACCGTCTTGAAAACTGTTACATAAAAGATGGTATATTGACGATAGAAGCAAAAAAAGAAACCTATCAAGGGAACGACTATACTTCAAGTAAATTAATCACTTATAATAAGAAGCCAATCTTGTATGGGAAAGTGAAGGTGATGGCAGAATTACCAACCGGCAGAGGCACGTGGCCAGCCATTTGGTTTTTAGGCAATTCATTTAAAGAAGGAACACCATGGCCAGATTGTGGCGAAATTGATTTATTAGAACACGTGGGTTCAAACTTAGGTCAAGTCCATTTTAGCCTTCATACAAAAAAACACAACCACTTGATTAAAACTCAACCGACCTTCTTTTATAAAGACGAAGGACTTTTATCTGGTTTTCACGAATATCAGATGGTTTGGGATGAAAGTCAAATATCATTTTACGTCGATGACGTACACAAAGTCACGTTTAAAAAAGAAGAAGTTACCATTGATGACCATTGGCCATTTAGTCAACCACATTACTTAATTCTAAATTTAGCGATGGGTGGCTGGTGGGGTGGCGAAATTGATGATACTGCCTTACCACAAAAATTTCGATTTAAATACGTG
- a CDS encoding pyrimidine-nucleoside phosphorylase → MRMLDLIAKKRDNKELSKNEIEFIIKSYTNEEVPDYQMSAFLMSVYFNGMTDQESTDLALAMMHSGDVFDLSLIDGIKVDKHSTGGVGDKVTLVLGPLVASCGAKFAKMSGRGLGHTGGTLDKLESIPGYNIVLDEQSFIKQVNEIGVAVIGQSKNITPADKKMYALRDVTGTVRSIPLIASSIMSKKLASGADAICLDVKVGNGAFMSDIEEAKKLAELMVNIGKLAGRKVKAILTNMDEPLGFSVGNSLEVIEAIETLKGNGPKDLETVVLEVGSYLIEDAGIATKDAAMTLLKEKLDNGEAFNKLIELVSAQGGDISFIKDVSKFKKASRIIPLIADKEGFIESMTTIDIGLAAAYLGAGRETVDGQIDPAVGIVFKKKIGDRVMVGDVILEIHANDKGIEDAFNTLKEAIHIGSKKNDVTLIEGVIV, encoded by the coding sequence ATGAGAATGCTTGATTTAATAGCAAAAAAACGTGATAACAAAGAGTTATCTAAAAATGAAATTGAATTTATAATCAAATCCTACACAAATGAGGAAGTCCCTGATTATCAAATGAGTGCATTTTTGATGTCGGTCTACTTTAATGGTATGACGGATCAAGAATCAACCGATTTAGCATTAGCCATGATGCATAGTGGTGACGTATTTGATTTGAGTCTAATTGACGGAATCAAAGTTGACAAACATTCTACTGGTGGTGTTGGTGATAAGGTTACATTGGTTTTAGGACCACTAGTGGCTTCTTGCGGCGCGAAATTTGCAAAGATGAGCGGTAGAGGCTTAGGTCACACGGGTGGTACGTTAGACAAATTAGAATCCATCCCTGGTTACAACATTGTTTTAGATGAGCAGTCATTTATTAAACAAGTAAATGAAATTGGTGTTGCTGTCATTGGACAGTCTAAAAACATCACACCAGCCGATAAAAAAATGTACGCATTAAGAGATGTCACAGGGACAGTAAGATCGATTCCTTTGATCGCCTCATCAATCATGTCAAAGAAATTGGCGAGTGGTGCAGATGCGATTTGCTTAGATGTTAAAGTCGGTAACGGTGCGTTTATGTCTGATATAGAAGAAGCGAAAAAACTAGCGGAATTAATGGTTAACATTGGAAAACTAGCAGGCAGAAAAGTCAAAGCTATCCTTACAAATATGGATGAACCACTTGGTTTTTCAGTTGGTAATTCACTCGAGGTGATTGAAGCGATTGAGACTTTAAAAGGTAATGGGCCAAAAGACTTAGAAACCGTTGTATTAGAAGTTGGCTCCTACTTAATCGAAGATGCCGGTATCGCAACTAAAGACGCTGCGATGACGCTATTAAAAGAAAAATTAGACAATGGTGAAGCATTTAATAAATTGATTGAACTTGTGTCTGCTCAAGGTGGCGATATTAGCTTCATTAAAGACGTATCTAAATTCAAAAAGGCGAGTCGTATCATTCCTTTAATTGCTGATAAAGAAGGGTTCATTGAATCAATGACAACCATTGATATCGGTTTAGCAGCGGCGTATTTAGGTGCGGGAAGAGAAACCGTTGATGGTCAGATTGATCCTGCAGTCGGTATCGTATTTAAAAAGAAAATAGGCGACCGCGTGATGGTTGGTGATGTCATTTTGGAAATCCATGCAAATGACAAGGGCATTGAAGATGCATTTAATACGCTAAAAGAAGCAATTCATATTGGATCGAAAAAGAACGATGTGACGTTAATCGAAGGCGTTATTGTATGA
- a CDS encoding lysophospholipid acyltransferase family protein, whose protein sequence is MLTFLFVSVWALIITILTTYTKTDLLSGYTLLWAFFGYFFAWVFLILTIVILLPYAKYTRKDNRFKHYYIRSLVHFLNIFPLRLKIKVTGKSNLPKTGGYVIYANHKSYTDPFILYTLINRPMSLAAKKGIYKIPIIKNWIEYIGCIQIDRDNNREAAKSMLEGIERVKNGMIMGIFPEGGIKDRDDEKMVAIRAGAYKLATKAEAPIVPITMMGTSEVKKRAPFKRTVIKVIIHKPLYKSDYEQLSTSEIGDIVAKLTNDTITNGIKA, encoded by the coding sequence GGTTACACACTATTGTGGGCATTTTTTGGGTATTTTTTTGCATGGGTATTTTTAATATTGACCATTGTGATTTTATTACCATACGCCAAATATACAAGAAAAGACAATCGTTTTAAACATTATTATATTCGAAGCTTAGTTCATTTCTTAAATATTTTTCCTCTAAGGTTAAAGATTAAGGTCACAGGTAAATCGAATCTACCAAAAACCGGTGGTTATGTTATCTATGCAAACCACAAATCTTACACGGATCCGTTTATTCTATATACATTGATTAATCGTCCAATGTCGTTAGCAGCTAAAAAAGGGATTTATAAGATTCCAATCATAAAAAACTGGATTGAGTACATTGGATGTATACAAATCGACAGAGATAATAACAGAGAAGCTGCAAAATCAATGCTTGAAGGCATCGAACGTGTTAAAAATGGAATGATCATGGGAATATTTCCTGAAGGCGGTATTAAAGACCGTGACGATGAAAAAATGGTTGCAATTCGAGCTGGTGCCTATAAGCTAGCAACTAAAGCAGAAGCACCGATTGTACCGATCACCATGATGGGAACAAGTGAAGTAAAAAAACGTGCACCATTTAAGCGTACTGTGATTAAAGTGATCATTCATAAACCGCTTTACAAATCCGATTACGAACAGCTATCAACTAGCGAAATTGGTGATATAGTTGCTAAACTCACCAATGATACAATCACAAACGGAATAAAAGCATAA
- a CDS encoding GH36-type glycosyl hydrolase domain-containing protein, producing the protein MYNKLGFKSYVTPRLLGDIKLDYHTYLLEPTTEIDLTSSFFSRHVSFYVDGKPHFLNGNSESQQTDKIDVELGLLYQKVTRHNKKFQLDVTTFVPLDALMESNVITYQNTTSKTQRLKVIVATPLYGRSADNLRDHRHVTSLLNRVEVLENCVVLNPTLSFDERGHKKNELNYGVYASSPQLSVEGYYPSLEDYVKNGSLQFPKGLDSLVQTGDYVEGKEALGGISFKTIEVKSQEVITLYFNLGINHSKEQLISTFNKYSQSKTIAIAFEEVKTYFTKEVSKLQFHMKNLEYSEKLNYIPIQPILRRFQGNSYLPHHDYGKGGRGWRDLWQDLISMIMYNDSECRSLLLNNFAGVRIDGSNATIIGDKAGEFLADRNNIVRVWSDHAAWPLLTTKMYIDETGDLSFLLETQTYFDDQFTHYTKKTKTKKSTNHQLKIQNDTIYGTVLEHLILQNVVAINNVGSNGFVRLEDADWNDGLDMASKKGETIAFTHFYINNLLVLAELIQKLETPKIELFESLTKLILNKNYSLDIFFDDVHDFTDNKVSIDKEILASELTKKATLVLKQINKYAFMREGGLQSYIDNDGNFLDSSSTLSLTGQTMALLNQTLSKTQAKKVSNVTKKHLFDRMIGGYRLNSNYQDVKMNMGRAYGFAYGTKENGAVFSHMSLMYAYGLYQYNFVKQGREAYQTLVNQAFKDKSVVCLGIPEYFNNEGIGKYLYLTGSATWLLKLLRTEVFGIELSFGTLRLNPKLSKDDFIDSIAVIKTYVHNKPLQVTYHNPKKLEYGDYRIASIQMNGKEVINEFQSIEGDLEVYLDEIV; encoded by the coding sequence ATGTACAATAAATTAGGATTTAAATCTTATGTCACACCTAGACTACTCGGTGATATTAAGCTAGATTATCACACCTATTTATTGGAACCAACAACAGAAATTGACTTGACCTCAAGCTTTTTTTCACGTCATGTCAGTTTTTATGTTGATGGCAAACCACATTTCCTCAATGGTAACTCAGAATCACAGCAAACTGATAAAATTGATGTCGAATTAGGACTACTGTATCAAAAAGTCACTAGGCACAATAAAAAATTCCAACTTGATGTAACAACCTTTGTCCCACTAGATGCATTAATGGAATCAAACGTGATTACTTATCAAAACACAACGTCTAAAACACAACGCTTAAAAGTGATTGTTGCAACGCCACTGTATGGTAGAAGTGCGGATAACCTAAGAGATCACCGTCACGTCACATCTCTTCTTAATCGAGTAGAGGTATTAGAAAATTGTGTCGTGCTTAATCCAACGCTCTCGTTTGATGAACGCGGACATAAAAAAAATGAACTTAATTATGGCGTTTATGCGTCCTCGCCTCAATTATCAGTTGAAGGCTATTACCCTTCACTTGAGGATTACGTTAAAAATGGGTCTTTGCAATTTCCAAAAGGATTAGATTCTCTAGTTCAAACGGGAGATTATGTTGAAGGAAAAGAAGCACTCGGAGGTATCTCTTTTAAAACCATTGAAGTCAAAAGTCAGGAAGTAATCACACTCTATTTCAATTTAGGCATAAATCATTCAAAAGAACAATTAATCAGTACCTTTAATAAATACAGTCAAAGTAAAACAATCGCGATTGCTTTTGAGGAAGTAAAAACCTATTTTACGAAGGAAGTAAGCAAACTTCAATTTCACATGAAAAATCTCGAATACAGTGAAAAATTAAACTATATACCGATTCAACCAATCTTAAGGCGCTTTCAAGGCAATTCATACTTGCCTCATCATGATTATGGTAAAGGCGGGCGTGGTTGGCGTGATTTGTGGCAAGATTTAATCTCGATGATCATGTATAACGACTCAGAATGTCGTAGTTTACTACTTAACAACTTCGCTGGTGTACGAATTGATGGCTCGAATGCTACCATCATCGGTGATAAAGCTGGTGAGTTCTTAGCGGACAGAAATAACATTGTACGTGTTTGGAGTGATCACGCCGCTTGGCCGCTCTTAACGACAAAAATGTATATTGATGAAACCGGGGATTTGAGTTTTTTACTTGAAACCCAAACTTATTTTGATGATCAGTTTACACATTACACGAAAAAAACAAAAACGAAAAAAAGTACTAACCATCAATTAAAAATCCAGAACGATACCATCTATGGGACAGTCCTTGAACATTTGATATTGCAAAACGTTGTTGCAATCAATAACGTCGGTTCAAACGGTTTTGTCCGTTTGGAAGATGCGGATTGGAATGACGGCTTGGATATGGCGAGTAAAAAAGGTGAAACGATTGCATTTACACATTTTTACATCAATAATTTATTGGTTTTGGCAGAGCTGATTCAAAAATTAGAGACACCTAAAATCGAGTTGTTTGAATCACTAACCAAGTTGATCTTAAACAAGAATTATAGTCTTGATATATTCTTCGATGATGTGCATGATTTTACAGACAATAAAGTATCAATCGATAAAGAAATACTTGCTAGTGAATTAACAAAGAAAGCAACCCTAGTCTTAAAACAAATTAACAAGTACGCTTTCATGCGTGAGGGTGGCCTGCAAAGTTATATTGATAACGATGGAAATTTTCTTGATTCCTCAAGCACCTTATCCCTAACTGGGCAAACGATGGCATTATTAAATCAAACACTAAGTAAAACACAAGCAAAAAAAGTCTCTAATGTGACAAAAAAACATCTATTTGATCGTATGATTGGTGGTTACCGATTAAATTCAAATTATCAAGACGTTAAAATGAACATGGGAAGAGCGTATGGTTTTGCTTATGGTACCAAAGAAAATGGTGCGGTATTTTCACACATGAGCTTAATGTACGCGTATGGTCTTTACCAATACAATTTCGTTAAACAAGGAAGAGAAGCCTATCAAACACTCGTTAATCAAGCGTTTAAAGATAAATCTGTCGTTTGTCTTGGTATTCCAGAATACTTTAACAATGAAGGCATTGGTAAATACCTGTATTTGACCGGAAGTGCGACATGGCTATTAAAACTATTACGCACGGAAGTCTTTGGAATTGAACTGTCATTTGGCACATTACGATTAAATCCTAAACTAAGTAAAGACGATTTTATCGATTCGATTGCAGTGATTAAAACCTATGTGCATAATAAACCACTTCAAGTGACCTATCATAATCCTAAAAAACTTGAATATGGTGATTATCGAATAGCGAGTATTCAAATGAATGGAAAAGAAGTCATAAATGAATTTCAGTCCATCGAAGGCGATTTGGAGGTGTATCTTGATGAAATTGTATGA